The window AGATTAGAATATAAGAAGGGCCGCCTGATTGGGCGGCCCTTTTTTATTGGGAGAAAGGAATAAAGAAAGATGATGAAGTCGCCTTCGGCTCCGATTTCAAAGCTATCCCTGCCGGGGGCGTCCTGCGCGGACGGCGGTTCTTTCTTGGCTGAGCCGCCCCAAGAAAGAACCAAAGAAACGCGGCTTTTGATCTCCCCGCTGCCCCGTCGGGCGAGAATCTGATCCAGACAGTCAGCCTTGAGGTGCGCTACGCGACTTGTCGCTGCGATAAGTTATCCAAATTTAACGGCTAACGATCTGGTCAGCTTCTAAGCACGATGGGGCTTAATGCTGAGTCCGGTCTTTGTATGTTTAAGCAAAAGAATGCTAAAGGCGCTCAATGACTTCGATCTCCACACGAAGACCTACACCAGCCCTTGATTCAAGCGGCTTAGAAACTGACCAAGCGACAGGCAGCGTCTTGTTTTGATTGTGGCGAAGCGCAGCGAAGCATCACAAGCAAAAAGCTGCCAGCTTGGATCAGATCCTTGCCGACGAATCACGAGGCGGCCAAGCAACTCAAGCGCGTTTTTTGCTTCATTTTTGTCGCGCAAGACAAAAAGAAGTCGGCCTTCAGGGCCGCCAAATCTGCAGGACAGCAGATTTGGACGTCGGTTCTTTACCGACGCCCCAAAGGGGTGAGCCCCAGGACGGGGCGAATCAAACCTCTTCCGTCAATCGCGGCTGATAAGCCGCTTCCTTATTTGATTTCCTGCTTTTAATACCCAAATAACGTACAACCATCTCTCCTCAAAGTAGACCTTTCCCCCATTTCCACGTACATTCTCCGCCAAGACATCAATCTGTGGAGAATACGGATGAAATCCCTTCGATATATTGCTTTATTGCTGCCCCTTCTGCTCGCCGCGTGTGGCTATGGCTTTGGCGAGCAAAACCATTTCGTGCTCAAGCCGGAATATCGCAAACTTGCCATCGCCGGCGTGCAGAATCCCACCACGCTGACGTGGTTGGAGCCGCGTATTCGCAAGCTCCTCAAGGACGAATTCACCAACCGAGGCGAAGTTACCTGGACCGACAATCGCCATGAGGCAGATGCGTGGATCAGTATTCGCATCATCAAGTACTACCGCCC of the Pseudodesulfovibrio sp. zrk46 genome contains:
- the lptE gene encoding LPS assembly lipoprotein LptE, encoding MKSLRYIALLLPLLLAACGYGFGEQNHFVLKPEYRKLAIAGVQNPTTLTWLEPRIRKLLKDEFTNRGEVTWTDNRHEADAWISIRIIKYYRPTTVSGSSDETLQSSAIFDFEATVKSATDDSVLWSSGKISQSWPFYSGEEADADAEVTKLGIRRLADKMSQGY